Proteins encoded in a region of the Streptomyces sp. NBC_00513 genome:
- a CDS encoding class I adenylate-forming enzyme family protein, with the protein MLPVNGSDKGLYMGLVAERAAQAHGDQLIILDHDLDLIPEAGRRLTFAELAEYIDDTAARLYAAGVRRSDHVALHKSNGFDINILSSAVARLGAVPVQLSPYLDADSVLALLRRLGSPHLVTDTDKLDGPFAGTPLAEIAGQVIIVAGSRPGTVSLADLAGSPRQAPVVPHLDLPALMTHTSGTTGLPKLVVHSARTLHGRYRPQAKLFDMIREHETVALHVSYVHSRMPLALAVLLPRGNPMVIMNDAEPEHAARLWAETRPGFIESHPNSFMEWEVLADHPLRPLSNVKYFSTTFDAIHPSTMHKLLHATDRSSPLFYQIYGQSETGPLVGRGFTRATALGADGRCQGHAFPSDTKFRLVSRNGKEVTRDNPGYIDVQAAGRALGYFGERERYDTQVHGGWWRGMDLGYRTDEGCLHLLDREVDAIPGIHSTLEIEDTVLGRLDELTELVVVPGPDGAGVPVLCTRDDLPLDTARWRSAAAAWPQLAEPVQMKLSELPRTATMKVQRLELTARLRRLSAPQSS; encoded by the coding sequence ATGCTTCCCGTCAACGGCAGTGACAAGGGCCTGTACATGGGTCTCGTGGCCGAGCGGGCCGCCCAGGCCCACGGCGACCAGCTGATCATCCTCGACCACGACCTGGACCTCATTCCCGAGGCCGGGCGACGCCTGACGTTCGCCGAACTGGCCGAGTACATCGACGACACCGCGGCCCGCCTGTACGCCGCCGGAGTGCGCCGCAGCGACCACGTCGCCCTCCACAAGTCCAACGGCTTCGACATCAACATCCTGTCCAGCGCCGTCGCCCGCCTCGGAGCCGTCCCCGTCCAGCTCTCCCCGTACCTCGACGCCGACAGCGTCCTCGCGCTGCTGCGCCGGCTCGGCTCCCCCCACCTGGTCACCGACACCGACAAGCTCGACGGACCGTTCGCCGGCACCCCCCTCGCGGAGATCGCCGGCCAGGTGATCATCGTGGCCGGGTCCCGCCCGGGCACGGTCTCCCTCGCGGACCTGGCCGGCTCCCCGCGGCAGGCCCCCGTCGTCCCCCACCTCGACCTGCCCGCGCTCATGACGCACACCTCCGGCACCACCGGCCTGCCCAAGCTGGTCGTGCACTCGGCCCGCACCCTGCACGGCCGCTACCGCCCGCAGGCCAAGCTCTTCGACATGATCCGCGAGCACGAGACGGTCGCCCTGCACGTCAGCTACGTCCACTCGCGGATGCCCCTGGCCCTGGCCGTCCTGCTGCCCCGCGGCAACCCGATGGTCATCATGAACGACGCCGAGCCCGAGCACGCGGCACGACTGTGGGCCGAGACCCGCCCCGGATTCATCGAATCGCACCCCAACTCCTTCATGGAATGGGAGGTGTTGGCCGACCACCCGCTGCGCCCGCTGTCGAACGTGAAGTACTTCAGCACCACCTTCGACGCCATCCACCCCAGCACCATGCACAAGCTGCTGCACGCCACCGACCGCAGCTCGCCGCTCTTCTACCAGATCTACGGCCAGAGCGAGACGGGCCCGCTCGTCGGCCGCGGCTTCACCCGCGCCACCGCCCTCGGCGCGGACGGCCGCTGCCAGGGCCACGCCTTCCCCTCCGACACCAAGTTCCGGCTCGTCAGCCGCAACGGCAAGGAGGTCACCCGCGACAACCCCGGCTACATCGACGTACAGGCCGCCGGCCGGGCGCTGGGCTACTTCGGCGAACGCGAGCGCTACGACACCCAGGTGCACGGCGGCTGGTGGCGCGGCATGGACCTCGGGTACCGCACCGACGAGGGCTGCCTCCACCTCCTGGACCGCGAGGTCGACGCCATCCCCGGCATCCACTCCACCCTGGAGATCGAGGACACCGTCCTCGGCCGGCTCGACGAACTGACCGAACTCGTCGTCGTCCCCGGACCCGACGGCGCGGGCGTCCCCGTGCTCTGCACCCGCGACGACCTGCCGCTGGACACGGCCCGCTGGCGCTCCGCCGCCGCCGCGTGGCCACAGCTCGCTGAGCCCGTGCAGATGAAGCTCTCCGAACTGCCGCGCACGGCCACGATGAAGGTCCAGCGCCTCGAACTCACCGCACGACTGCGGCGGTTGTCCGCCCCGCAGTCGTCCTGA
- a CDS encoding anthranilate synthase family protein has translation MTAAREPAERDLLARILAPSPPPFALLHRPGATGPGLVEVLVGDVSHPETLASVPLPERGAAEPGRHEALVLVPFRQIRERGFEAADDGSPLITLAVTGQEKVPLAEAVARIGDRPIRLTGGDFDIDDAGYADIVRRVIADEIGTGEGANFVIKRSFTAEITDYTPRSALTLFRRLLEQESGGYWTFVVHTGERTFVGATPERHISVHRGTAVMNPISGTYRYPAGGPTLPQVMDFLADRKETDELYMVVDEELKMMARVCEGGGRVVGPYLKEMARLAHTEYLIEGRTTRDPREILRETMFAPTVTGSPLESACRVISRYEPRGRGYYSGIVALIGTDGTGERELDSSILIRTADIDAAGRVSIGVGATLVRHSDPESEVAETKAKAAGLLAALESDGATRFSAHPDVRAALARRNDSIAGYWLAEEGERALPQASLVGRSVLVVDAEDTFTSMIAHQLRSMGLRVTVSRFDEPYSLDAHDLVVMGPGPGDPRDAGHPKIARLSADVRALLAKRRPFLAVCLSHQVLSRELGLDLVRRDHPNQGVQRQIQLFGAAERVGFYNTFAARGAEDKAEAEGVGVFEVSRDPETDEVHALRGPHFASMQFHPESVLTRDGVRIVESLLTGLI, from the coding sequence ATGACCGCCGCCCGGGAACCGGCGGAGCGTGACCTGCTCGCCCGGATCCTCGCCCCCTCGCCACCACCGTTCGCCCTGCTGCACCGGCCCGGAGCCACCGGGCCCGGCCTGGTGGAGGTCCTCGTCGGCGACGTGTCCCACCCCGAGACCCTGGCGTCCGTACCCCTGCCCGAGCGGGGCGCCGCCGAGCCCGGCCGGCACGAGGCGCTGGTCCTCGTACCCTTCCGGCAGATCCGCGAACGCGGCTTCGAGGCCGCCGACGACGGCTCCCCGCTCATTACCCTCGCCGTCACCGGTCAGGAGAAGGTCCCCCTCGCGGAGGCCGTCGCACGCATCGGCGACCGGCCCATCCGGCTCACCGGCGGCGACTTCGACATCGACGACGCCGGCTACGCGGACATCGTCCGTCGCGTCATCGCCGACGAGATCGGCACCGGCGAGGGAGCGAACTTCGTCATCAAACGCTCCTTCACCGCGGAGATCACCGACTACACCCCGCGCAGCGCCCTGACCCTCTTCCGCCGGCTCCTGGAGCAGGAATCGGGCGGCTACTGGACGTTCGTCGTCCACACCGGCGAGCGCACCTTCGTCGGCGCCACCCCCGAACGCCACATCAGCGTGCACCGCGGCACCGCCGTGATGAACCCCATCAGCGGCACCTACCGCTACCCCGCCGGCGGACCCACCCTGCCCCAGGTCATGGACTTCCTCGCGGACCGCAAGGAGACCGACGAGCTGTACATGGTCGTCGACGAGGAACTCAAGATGATGGCGCGGGTCTGCGAGGGAGGCGGCCGGGTCGTCGGCCCCTACCTCAAGGAGATGGCGCGCCTCGCGCACACCGAGTACCTCATCGAGGGGCGCACCACCCGCGACCCGCGCGAGATCCTGCGCGAGACGATGTTCGCCCCCACCGTCACGGGCAGCCCGCTGGAGAGCGCCTGCCGCGTCATCAGCAGGTACGAACCGCGCGGCCGCGGCTACTACAGCGGCATCGTCGCCCTCATCGGCACGGACGGGACGGGCGAACGGGAACTCGACTCGTCGATCCTCATCCGCACCGCCGACATCGACGCCGCCGGCCGGGTCTCCATCGGCGTGGGAGCCACCCTGGTGCGCCACTCCGATCCCGAGTCCGAGGTCGCGGAGACCAAGGCGAAGGCCGCCGGCCTGCTCGCCGCACTGGAATCGGACGGCGCCACCCGGTTCTCCGCCCACCCCGACGTCCGGGCCGCCCTGGCCCGGCGCAACGACTCCATCGCCGGGTACTGGCTGGCCGAGGAGGGCGAACGCGCCCTGCCGCAAGCCTCGTTGGTCGGACGCTCGGTCCTCGTCGTGGACGCGGAGGACACCTTCACCTCGATGATCGCCCACCAGCTCCGCTCGATGGGCCTGCGGGTGACCGTGAGCCGCTTCGACGAGCCGTACTCCCTCGACGCCCACGACCTGGTCGTCATGGGCCCGGGACCCGGCGACCCGCGCGACGCCGGCCACCCGAAGATCGCCAGGCTGTCGGCCGACGTCCGCGCGCTGCTCGCCAAGCGCAGACCCTTCCTCGCCGTGTGCCTCAGCCACCAGGTCCTCTCCCGGGAACTGGGGCTCGACCTGGTCCGCCGCGACCACCCCAACCAGGGCGTACAGCGACAGATCCAACTGTTCGGCGCGGCCGAACGGGTCGGCTTCTACAACACGTTCGCCGCCCGCGGCGCCGAGGACAAGGCCGAGGCCGAGGGCGTCGGCGTGTTCGAGGTCAGTCGCGACCCGGAGACCGACGAGGTGCACGCCCTGCGCGGACCGCACTTCGCCTCCATGCAGTTCCACCCCGAATCCGTGCTCACCCGGGACGGCGTCCGCATCGTCGAGTCCCTGCTCACCGGCCTGATCTGA
- a CDS encoding isochorismatase family protein, whose protein sequence is MAGIPTIEAYPMPTSGDLPLNTAAWSVDPARAVLLLHDMQHYFLKPLPDTLRTELVRNCAQLRDRCVELGVPVAYTAQPGGMTERQRGLLRDFWGPGMKPSRADREIADELGPRPEDWVFTKWRYSAFHHTDLLARMREAGRDQLVVGGVYAHVGVLATAVDSFSHDMETFLVADALADFTEEDHHRTLDYAARRCAVVTTVKETLA, encoded by the coding sequence ATGGCCGGCATCCCGACCATCGAGGCCTACCCGATGCCGACATCGGGGGACCTGCCCCTCAACACCGCCGCCTGGTCCGTCGACCCGGCCCGCGCCGTCCTGTTGTTGCACGACATGCAGCACTACTTCCTGAAACCCCTGCCGGACACCCTGCGCACCGAACTCGTCCGCAATTGCGCCCAGTTGCGCGACCGGTGTGTCGAACTCGGCGTCCCCGTCGCCTACACGGCCCAGCCGGGCGGCATGACCGAGCGCCAGCGCGGACTGCTGCGGGACTTCTGGGGGCCCGGGATGAAGCCCTCGCGCGCCGACCGGGAGATCGCCGACGAGCTGGGGCCCCGTCCCGAGGACTGGGTGTTCACCAAGTGGCGCTACAGCGCGTTCCACCACACCGACCTGCTGGCCCGGATGCGGGAGGCGGGACGCGACCAACTCGTCGTCGGCGGGGTGTACGCCCACGTCGGCGTACTGGCCACCGCGGTCGACTCGTTCAGCCACGACATGGAGACCTTCCTCGTCGCGGACGCCCTGGCCGACTTCACCGAGGAGGACCACCACCGCACCCTCGACTACGCGGCCCGGCGCTGCGCCGTGGTCACCACCGTGAAGGAGACCCTGGCATGA
- a CDS encoding 2,3-dihydro-2,3-dihydroxybenzoate dehydrogenase, whose amino-acid sequence MDGTTALVTGAAGGIGRAVALTLGARGVRIAAVDRDPVALRRAVEEWADQGVKAVAFPTDVTSSADVERTVEAAESELGPIEHLVNAAGILRLGQARAFTDEDWNATFAVNTTGVFHVSRAVVNRMVERAGGSLVTVASNAAGTPRTDMAAYAASKAAATMFTKSLGLEVARHGIRCNVVAPGSTDTPMLRSMWQDESGPRGSIEGHGDSYRVGIPLGRLAQPRHIADAVAFLLSDEAAHITLHTLTVDGGATLGV is encoded by the coding sequence ATGGACGGCACCACAGCACTCGTCACGGGAGCCGCCGGCGGGATAGGCCGCGCGGTCGCCCTCACCCTCGGGGCGCGCGGCGTCCGCATCGCCGCCGTGGACCGCGATCCGGTTGCCCTGCGGCGGGCGGTCGAGGAGTGGGCCGACCAGGGCGTCAAGGCCGTCGCCTTCCCCACCGACGTCACCAGCAGCGCCGACGTCGAGCGGACCGTCGAGGCCGCGGAGAGCGAACTCGGCCCGATCGAGCACCTCGTCAACGCCGCCGGCATCCTGCGCCTGGGCCAGGCCCGCGCGTTCACCGACGAGGACTGGAACGCCACCTTCGCCGTCAACACCACCGGCGTCTTCCACGTCTCCCGGGCCGTGGTCAACCGGATGGTCGAGCGCGCCGGGGGCTCCCTCGTCACCGTCGCCTCCAACGCCGCCGGCACCCCCCGCACGGACATGGCCGCCTACGCCGCCTCCAAGGCCGCGGCCACCATGTTCACCAAGTCCCTCGGCCTGGAAGTCGCCCGCCACGGCATCCGCTGCAACGTCGTCGCCCCCGGCTCCACCGACACACCGATGCTGCGGTCCATGTGGCAGGACGAGTCGGGTCCGCGCGGCTCCATCGAGGGACACGGGGACTCGTACCGCGTCGGCATCCCGCTCGGCCGACTCGCACAGCCCCGACACATCGCCGACGCCGTGGCCTTCCTGCTCTCCGACGAGGCCGCGCACATCACCCTGCACACGCTCACGGTCGACGGCGGCGCCACCCTCGGCGTCTGA
- a CDS encoding 3-deoxy-7-phosphoheptulonate synthase has translation MENADIGIRLKPALQQPDWDDPAQLRRVREELLARPSLVAADDVRTLRGLLARVAAGQAHVVQVGDCAEDPAECTPDHVARKAAVLDLLAGSLRLITGKPVLRVGRIAGQYAKPRSRPTEVVDGVDMPVFRGHMVNGPEPDVDARRPDPLRLLTGYMAADDVMRGLGWRPGSPGAGIDPMVWTSHEALLLDYEVSMLRGDEAGGLMLASTHWPWIGERTRQVDGAHVELLSRVSNPVACKVGPNMSPAELLALCERLDPDREPGRLTLIARMGADAAPDALPPLVTAVREAGHPVIWLTDPMHGNTVSTPDGYKTRYVETVEREAVAFHFAVTEAGGVAGGFHLETTPDAVTECVSDPSAIDRVGEFYTSHCDPRLNPGQAISVVSSWSF, from the coding sequence GTGGAAAACGCCGACATCGGCATCCGGCTGAAACCCGCGCTCCAACAGCCGGACTGGGACGACCCCGCGCAGTTGCGTCGGGTCAGGGAGGAACTCCTGGCCCGCCCCTCGCTGGTCGCCGCGGACGACGTACGGACCCTGCGCGGGCTGTTGGCCCGGGTGGCGGCCGGCCAGGCCCATGTGGTCCAGGTCGGCGACTGCGCCGAGGACCCGGCCGAATGCACGCCCGACCACGTCGCCCGCAAGGCCGCCGTCCTGGACCTGCTCGCCGGGTCGCTGCGACTGATCACCGGCAAGCCGGTGCTGCGCGTCGGCAGGATCGCCGGCCAGTACGCCAAGCCCCGCTCGCGCCCCACCGAGGTCGTCGACGGGGTCGACATGCCCGTCTTCCGGGGCCACATGGTCAACGGACCCGAACCCGACGTCGACGCCCGCCGCCCCGACCCGCTGCGGCTGCTCACCGGCTACATGGCCGCCGACGACGTGATGCGGGGCCTCGGCTGGCGCCCCGGCAGCCCCGGCGCCGGCATCGACCCCATGGTGTGGACCAGCCACGAGGCCCTGCTCCTCGACTACGAGGTGTCGATGCTCCGCGGCGACGAGGCGGGCGGGCTGATGCTGGCCTCCACCCACTGGCCCTGGATCGGCGAGCGCACCCGGCAGGTCGACGGCGCCCACGTCGAGCTGCTGTCCCGGGTGAGCAACCCGGTCGCCTGCAAGGTCGGCCCGAACATGAGCCCGGCGGAGCTGCTCGCCTTGTGCGAACGGCTCGACCCGGACCGCGAGCCCGGCCGCCTCACCCTGATCGCCCGGATGGGCGCCGACGCCGCCCCCGACGCCCTGCCCCCGCTCGTGACCGCCGTCCGGGAGGCGGGACACCCGGTGATCTGGCTGACCGACCCCATGCACGGCAACACCGTCAGCACCCCCGACGGGTACAAGACCCGCTACGTCGAGACCGTCGAACGCGAGGCCGTGGCCTTCCACTTCGCCGTCACCGAGGCCGGGGGTGTCGCGGGCGGCTTCCACCTGGAGACCACCCCGGACGCCGTCACCGAATGCGTCTCCGACCCGTCCGCGATCGATCGGGTCGGCGAGTTCTACACCAGTCACTGCGACCCGCGGCTCAACCCCGGACAGGCCATATCCGTCGTATCCAGCTGGAGTTTCTGA
- a CDS encoding NAD(P)H-dependent oxidoreductase has translation MTKVAVIYYSSQGNVHQLAVAAAAAAEKAGAEVRLRRTAELTTETVVPGNDTWNAAWEEHLAAVADIPTATLDDLEWADAVLWGTPGRYGLPAASLKQFIDQTLPLHSKRGLLNKVMSSFTSTATLHGGQESTLLALNNAFYHWGAIIVPPGVADPIQLAPTNGNPYGVSSVSRNEAGNVTEDNLAAIEYQARRTVEITAALRKGLA, from the coding sequence ATGACCAAGGTCGCCGTCATCTACTACTCCTCCCAGGGAAACGTCCACCAACTCGCCGTGGCCGCCGCGGCCGCCGCCGAGAAGGCGGGCGCGGAGGTGCGGTTGCGCAGGACCGCCGAGCTCACCACCGAGACGGTCGTACCCGGCAACGACACCTGGAACGCGGCATGGGAGGAGCACCTCGCCGCCGTGGCGGACATCCCCACGGCCACGCTCGACGACCTCGAATGGGCCGACGCGGTGCTGTGGGGGACCCCGGGCCGTTACGGCCTGCCCGCCGCCTCGCTCAAGCAGTTCATCGACCAGACCCTTCCCCTGCACTCCAAGCGCGGACTGCTGAACAAGGTGATGTCCTCGTTCACCTCCACCGCGACCCTGCACGGCGGTCAGGAGAGCACCCTCCTGGCCCTCAACAACGCCTTCTACCACTGGGGCGCGATCATCGTGCCGCCCGGTGTGGCCGACCCGATCCAGCTGGCCCCGACCAACGGCAACCCGTACGGCGTCAGCAGCGTCTCGCGCAACGAGGCGGGCAACGTCACCGAGGACAACCTCGCCGCCATCGAGTACCAGGCCCGCCGCACCGTCGAGATCACCGCCGCGCTCCGCAAGGGCCTCGCCTAG
- a CDS encoding transposase codes for MRSTILRSGSTVRKQPSGDQHAECIAREGTQRPGDEESVVFELCSGLFASMPRSDQRMKAIHYVRGLLGAEGRKSIRNIATLLGGDAAEQSLHHFISSSTWDWTPVRRALAQHIERVSPPQAYVVHPMIIPKAGETSVGVERRFVPELGQVINAQQAVGVWAAAHDWSSPLHWRLHLTHRWLEDENRRSQAAIPETTVQESLAQCSVEAYLAMIRDSGLPVRPLVMDARNADVLSTVHRLRAAGTPWLLRVDPSVRLTVLEPTFPRRGASMTTQQIMSTAWHMRQLEPRRAPGPEAQLRGIRRPGSLVAVSATLTADTRRPGGRPGVAEELLLLGISDGGQLPAELWLTDLTGVRPVELTQLIRLTHRVDRDLAEVADQVGIRDFSGRSFNGWHRHATLASAAHAIALLSGRPNTRRATAEVTDLTDPARRERHGRGYLTDLGGRPDLAS; via the coding sequence ATGAGGAGCACGATCCTGCGGAGCGGCAGCACGGTCCGGAAGCAGCCGTCGGGCGATCAGCACGCCGAGTGCATCGCACGCGAGGGAACGCAACGCCCCGGTGACGAGGAGTCGGTGGTCTTCGAGTTGTGCTCGGGACTCTTCGCGTCCATGCCGCGGAGCGACCAGCGGATGAAGGCCATCCACTACGTGCGGGGCCTGTTGGGCGCCGAGGGCCGCAAGTCGATCCGCAACATCGCGACGCTGCTCGGAGGGGACGCCGCCGAGCAGAGCCTCCACCACTTCATCTCCAGCTCGACCTGGGACTGGACCCCCGTCCGGCGGGCCCTGGCCCAGCACATCGAACGGGTGTCGCCACCACAGGCGTACGTGGTACACCCCATGATCATTCCGAAGGCCGGTGAAACCTCCGTGGGGGTCGAGCGGCGCTTCGTGCCGGAGCTGGGTCAGGTCATCAACGCCCAACAGGCCGTGGGTGTCTGGGCCGCCGCCCACGACTGGAGTTCCCCCCTGCACTGGCGGCTCCACCTCACCCACCGCTGGCTGGAGGACGAGAACCGGCGCAGCCAGGCCGCCATCCCCGAGACCACCGTGCAGGAAAGCCTCGCCCAGTGCTCGGTCGAGGCCTATCTGGCGATGATCAGGGACTCCGGGCTCCCGGTCCGACCCCTGGTGATGGACGCGCGCAACGCCGACGTCCTGAGCACCGTCCACCGACTGCGGGCCGCCGGCACGCCCTGGCTGCTGCGGGTGGACCCCTCCGTACGCCTCACCGTGTTGGAACCGACCTTCCCCCGCCGCGGCGCCAGCATGACGACCCAACAGATCATGTCCACCGCCTGGCACATGCGTCAGTTGGAACCCCGCCGGGCACCCGGACCGGAGGCGCAGCTGCGCGGCATCAGGCGGCCGGGTTCGCTCGTGGCCGTCAGCGCCACCCTGACCGCCGACACCCGGCGCCCCGGCGGTCGACCCGGCGTGGCCGAGGAACTGCTGCTCCTCGGGATCTCGGACGGCGGGCAACTCCCGGCCGAACTGTGGCTCACCGACCTGACGGGGGTGCGACCGGTCGAGTTGACCCAGTTGATCCGGCTCACCCACAGGGTGGACCGGGACCTCGCCGAGGTGGCCGACCAGGTCGGCATCCGGGACTTCTCCGGCCGCTCCTTCAACGGCTGGCACCGGCACGCGACGCTCGCCTCGGCCGCGCACGCCATCGCCCTGCTCAGCGGCCGGCCGAACACCCGGCGGGCCACGGCGGAGGTGACGGACCTGACCGATCCGGCGCGCCGCGAACGGCACGGTCGGGGCTACCTGACGGACCTGGGAGGGCGACCTGACCTAGCGAGCTGA